From the Conger conger chromosome 14, fConCon1.1, whole genome shotgun sequence genome, one window contains:
- the chmp4ba gene encoding charged multivesicular body protein 4b, protein MSMFTKLFGGGGKAGKSATPQEAIQRLRDTEEMLTKKQEFLEKKIDQELLTAKKNGTKNKRAALQALKRKKRYEKQLAQIDGTLSTIEFQREALENANTNTEVLKNMGFAAKAMKAAHENMDIDKVDDLMQDITEQQELAQEISDAISKPVGFGEDYDEDELLAELEELEQEELDKNLLEIGGTENVPLPNVPSSSLPARPAKKKEEEDEDDMKDLEAWAEAM, encoded by the exons ATGTCTATGTTCACAAAGTTGTTTGGTGGCGGAGGGAAAGCTGGAAAATCCGCAACCCCCCAAGAGGCGATCCAGCGACTCCGGGACACCGAAGAGATGTTGACGAAGAAACAGGAATTTTTGGAGAAAAAGATAGACCAGGAGCTTTTGACTGCAAAGAAGAACGGGACAAAAAACAAGCGAG CTGCCCTGCAGGCCTTGAAGCGCAAGAAGAGGTACGAGAAGCAGCTGGCGCAGATCGACGGGACTCTGTCCACCATCGAGTTCCAGAGGGAGGCGCTGGAGAACGCCAACACCAACACCGAAGTGCTGAAGAACATGGGCTTCGCCGCCAAGGCCATGAAGGCTGCCCACGAGAACAT GGACATCGATAAAGTCGACGACCTCATGCAAGACATCACCGAGCAGCAGGAACTGGCTCAGGAAATTTCGGACGCCATTTCCAAACCCGTGGGCTTCGGAGAGGACTATGACGAG GATGAGCTGTTGGCAGAATTGGAAGAGTTGGAACAGGAGGAATTGGACAAAAACCTGCTGGAAATTGGCGGCACAGAGAACGTACCGCTGCCCAACGTGCCCTCCTCATCACTACCTGCCAGACCAG caaagaagaaagaggaggaagacGAGGATGACATGAAGGACCTGGAGGCTTGGGCGGAGGCCATGTAG
- the LOC133110685 gene encoding ciliary microtubule inner protein 1-like isoform X2, protein MTTSKTEGKQCNLVNHDEIWKVHINMELESAKSWPQKWGFLTESYNQAMQESSKVTDRILKLELPEHLRTRPPTPPEEYLETTQAFIGWRSAVPGLQLERYGRVQCGKKSFLKELGWALDGCS, encoded by the exons atGACTACATCCAAAACGGAAGGCAAGCAATGCAACTTGGTCAATCATGATGAAATCTG GAAAGTACACATAAATATGGAACTGGAGTCCGCCAAGAGCTGGCCTCAGAAATGGGGCTTTCTGACAGAGTCGTACAACCAG GCAATGCAGGAGAGCAGCAAGGTGACTGACAGAATCCTGAAATTGGAACTTCCTGAACACCTGAGGACACGCCCGCCAACTCCACCTGAGGAATACCTGGAG ACGACGCAGGCGTTCATCGGCTGGCGCTCGGCGGTGCCAGGGCTGCAGCTTGAGCGGTATGGCAGGGTGCAGTGTGGCAAGAAGAGCTTCCTGAAAGAGCTGGGCTGGGCGCTGGATGGCTGCAGCTAA
- the LOC133110685 gene encoding ciliary microtubule inner protein 1-like isoform X1 gives MTTSKTEGKQCNLVNHDEIWKVHINMELESAKSWPQKWGFLTESYNQAMQESSKVTDRILKLELPEHLRTRPPTPPEEYLEVRPSPPVPQTTQAFIGWRSAVPGLQLERYGRVQCGKKSFLKELGWALDGCS, from the exons atGACTACATCCAAAACGGAAGGCAAGCAATGCAACTTGGTCAATCATGATGAAATCTG GAAAGTACACATAAATATGGAACTGGAGTCCGCCAAGAGCTGGCCTCAGAAATGGGGCTTTCTGACAGAGTCGTACAACCAG GCAATGCAGGAGAGCAGCAAGGTGACTGACAGAATCCTGAAATTGGAACTTCCTGAACACCTGAGGACACGCCCGCCAACTCCACCTGAGGAATACCTGGAG GTGCGGCCGTCTCCTCCGGTTCCCCAGACGACGCAGGCGTTCATCGGCTGGCGCTCGGCGGTGCCAGGGCTGCAGCTTGAGCGGTATGGCAGGGTGCAGTGTGGCAAGAAGAGCTTCCTGAAAGAGCTGGGCTGGGCGCTGGATGGCTGCAGCTAA
- the LOC133110685 gene encoding ciliary microtubule inner protein 1-like isoform X3 codes for MELESAKSWPQKWGFLTESYNQAMQESSKVTDRILKLELPEHLRTRPPTPPEEYLEVRPSPPVPQTTQAFIGWRSAVPGLQLERYGRVQCGKKSFLKELGWALDGCS; via the exons ATGGAACTGGAGTCCGCCAAGAGCTGGCCTCAGAAATGGGGCTTTCTGACAGAGTCGTACAACCAG GCAATGCAGGAGAGCAGCAAGGTGACTGACAGAATCCTGAAATTGGAACTTCCTGAACACCTGAGGACACGCCCGCCAACTCCACCTGAGGAATACCTGGAG GTGCGGCCGTCTCCTCCGGTTCCCCAGACGACGCAGGCGTTCATCGGCTGGCGCTCGGCGGTGCCAGGGCTGCAGCTTGAGCGGTATGGCAGGGTGCAGTGTGGCAAGAAGAGCTTCCTGAAAGAGCTGGGCTGGGCGCTGGATGGCTGCAGCTAA